In a single window of the Actinomycetes bacterium genome:
- the arcC gene encoding carbamate kinase has translation MRVVVALGGNALQRRGEPMTVESQRENVRVACQALAPVAAAHELVISHGNGPQVGLLALQASTYDEASSYPFDVLGAQTEGMIGYMIEQELGNLLPFEKPLATVLSMTEVDAEDPAFTDPTKFVGPVYSEADAKRLAEDKGWVVRPDGEHWRRVVPSPVPRRIFEIRPVRWLLAHGTVVICAGGGGIPTMYLPGTRTLVGVEAVIDKDRASAVLAKDLDADLLVIATDTDAVYVGWGTPDQRAIRAAHPDALGEFGFPAGSMGPKVEAAADFARVTGHPAVIGSLPELAAILDGKGGTRISVDVDGVVYA, from the coding sequence ATGAGAGTGGTCGTAGCCCTGGGGGGCAACGCGCTGCAGAGGCGGGGCGAGCCCATGACGGTGGAGAGCCAGCGCGAGAACGTCCGGGTCGCCTGCCAGGCCCTGGCCCCGGTGGCCGCGGCGCACGAGCTGGTGATCTCCCACGGCAACGGGCCGCAGGTCGGGCTGCTGGCCCTGCAGGCCTCGACGTACGACGAGGCCTCCAGCTACCCCTTCGACGTGCTCGGCGCGCAGACCGAGGGGATGATCGGCTACATGATCGAGCAGGAACTCGGCAACCTGCTCCCGTTCGAGAAGCCGCTGGCCACCGTCTTGTCCATGACCGAGGTCGACGCCGAGGACCCGGCGTTCACCGACCCGACCAAGTTCGTCGGGCCGGTCTACTCCGAGGCCGACGCCAAGCGGCTGGCCGAGGACAAGGGCTGGGTGGTCCGCCCGGACGGCGAGCACTGGCGGCGGGTGGTCCCCTCTCCCGTGCCCAGGCGCATCTTCGAGATCCGGCCGGTGCGCTGGCTGCTCGCCCACGGCACCGTGGTGATCTGCGCCGGCGGCGGTGGCATTCCCACCATGTACCTGCCAGGGACCCGGACGCTGGTGGGGGTCGAGGCGGTCATCGACAAGGACCGCGCGAGCGCGGTCCTCGCCAAGGACCTCGACGCCGACCTGCTGGTGATCGCCACCGACACCGACGCCGTCTACGTCGGCTGGGGGACGCCCGACCAGCGGGCCATCCGCGCGGCCCACCCGGACGCCCTCGGCGAGTTCGGCTTCCCGGCCGGCTCGATGGGGCCCAAGGTCGAGGCTGCCGCGGACTTCGCCCGGGTCACCGGCCACCCGGCCGTGATCGGGTCGCTCCCGGAGCTCGCCGCGATCCTGGACGGCAAGGGCGGGACCCGGATCTCCGTCGACGTCGACGGGGTCGTGTACGCCTGA